The DNA window CGGCCACCGGCGGTGGCTTCGTTGCAGGCCAGGGTGGCGTGGTGCGCTTCGATGGCAGTGCCGACCCGATCGGCCCGCGCGCCCTGTTCCTGCGCCTGGGTGCTGCGGCGTCTGAACTGACCGGGCAATCGCGCGCGGCGCAGTGGATGCTGCTACAGCAGATGGTCGATGAAGCACGTGGCCAGGTCGCCGCCGACTCGCCGCATGCGCTGCTGACGCCAGCCGGTCGCCGCACGCTGGCCCGCTACCTGTCCGGCCAGGGCCGCATCGTGGTGGAGGTGGACCGCGCGGCCGACATCCGCCAGCTGCTGCGCTGGGCAGCCCGCGAAAAAGTGAAGATCGCCATCGCCGGCGGTGCCGAGGCCTGGCAGCTGGCACCGGAACTGGCAGCGGCCAAGGTGCCGGTGTTCGTCGACGCGCTGGGCAACCTGCCGGCCACCTTCGACCAGATCGGCGCCACCCTGGAAAACGCCGCGCGGTTGCAGCGCGCCGGCGTGCCGGTTGCCTTTGCCCAGCGCGACGATGCCTCGCACAATGCGCGAAAGATGCGCCAGCTTGCGGGCAACGCGGTGGCCAATGGCCTGCCTTGGGCCGACGGCCTGGCCGGGCTGACCCGGGTACCGGCCGAGGTGCTGGGCGTGGCCGACCAGATCGGCAGCATCGAGCCGGGCAAGCGTGCCGACCTGGTGCTGTGGGAGGGTGATCCGCTGGATGTGGCGCACTATGCCGAACAGGTCTGGCTGGGCGGCCGTGCGATGCCGATGCGCTCGCGCCAGACCGAACTGCGCGACCGCTACCTGCAGCGCAACGCGCAGCCCTGATCGTTACAAGGAGCCACCGATGCCCACCCTGCGCTGGTATTTCGACTTCGTCTCGCCCTATTCCTACCTGCACTGGCAGAAGGTGAAGCGGCTGCCGCAGTTCGAGCACATCCAACCGGTACCGATCGCCTTCGGTGCGGTCCTGCACCATCTGGGCAACCTCGGCCCGGCGGAGATCCCGGCCAAGCGCCGTTTCATGTACCGCCAGCTGCTGTGGACCGCGCAGGCAGAGGGCACCCCTCTGCGCTTCCCGCCCGGGCATCCGTTCAACCCGCTGGCGGCCCTGCGCCTGTGCCTGGCCGCGGGCGCCAGCACCGAGGCGGTGGATGTGCTGTTCGACTGGATCTGGCGCGACGGCCACGCGGCCGACAGCGCCCCGGCCCTGCGCGAACCCGCCACCCGGCTGGGTATCAGCGATGTGGAGGCGGCCATTGGCGAGCCGGCAATCAAGGAACAGCTGCGACGCAACACCGACGCGGCAATCGAGGCCGGCGTATTCGGCGTGCCGACCCTGGCCATCGGCGGCGAACTGTTCTGGGGCAACGATAGCCACCCGCTGATGGCGGCGGTGCTGGACGACCCGGGCCTGCTGGATCGGCCGGACTGGCAGCAGGCGGTGGCCCTGCCGATGGCAGTGCAGCGCAGTCGCTGAACAGGCAGTGGCGCATTTCCCTCGCGCGCCCGATCCGGTTTTGAGATAGTTTTCACATTTCCGAACCTACAACCGCCCTGGAGGGGGAGCCGCGGATGCGCATCGGAATCGTCGTCGACTCGGCCTGCGACCTGCCGCAGGACTTCATTGCCGAGCACAACATCGTGCTGTTG is part of the Stenotrophomonas lactitubi genome and encodes:
- a CDS encoding amidohydrolase family protein → MAKSAATLGAAVMALACIAPPAQAQDLLVRGATVATASARGNVEDADVLVQGGIIRAVGRGLSAPAGVPVVEAKGRTLTPALFGGITEIGIEEVSGESSTVDSALKIGEQPLRPEFDVTLAYNPASVLIPVARLDGIGFTALGAATGGGFVAGQGGVVRFDGSADPIGPRALFLRLGAAASELTGQSRAAQWMLLQQMVDEARGQVAADSPHALLTPAGRRTLARYLSGQGRIVVEVDRAADIRQLLRWAAREKVKIAIAGGAEAWQLAPELAAAKVPVFVDALGNLPATFDQIGATLENAARLQRAGVPVAFAQRDDASHNARKMRQLAGNAVANGLPWADGLAGLTRVPAEVLGVADQIGSIEPGKRADLVLWEGDPLDVAHYAEQVWLGGRAMPMRSRQTELRDRYLQRNAQP
- a CDS encoding 2-hydroxychromene-2-carboxylate isomerase — encoded protein: MPTLRWYFDFVSPYSYLHWQKVKRLPQFEHIQPVPIAFGAVLHHLGNLGPAEIPAKRRFMYRQLLWTAQAEGTPLRFPPGHPFNPLAALRLCLAAGASTEAVDVLFDWIWRDGHAADSAPALREPATRLGISDVEAAIGEPAIKEQLRRNTDAAIEAGVFGVPTLAIGGELFWGNDSHPLMAAVLDDPGLLDRPDWQQAVALPMAVQRSR